The Caloramator mitchellensis genome contains a region encoding:
- a CDS encoding DUF4321 domain-containing protein: protein MGRQNYRGYGYLFILMLIFGLAGGIIGEILGNSVNTLYFLKRDFVLGISKPLSVDLKLIAITFGILFKVNILSVVGLILGFIIYKKM, encoded by the coding sequence ATGGGTAGGCAAAATTATAGGGGTTATGGTTATCTATTTATATTAATGTTAATATTCGGATTAGCTGGCGGTATAATAGGTGAAATTCTCGGAAACAGCGTAAATACATTATATTTTTTGAAAAGGGATTTTGTATTAGGTATTTCCAAGCCGTTAAGTGTTGACTTAAAGTTAATTGCTATTACGTTTGGAATTTTATTTAAAGTAAATATTTTATCAGTTGTTGGACTTATTTTAGGTTTTATTATTTACAAAAAAATGTAG